The following proteins are co-located in the Massilia litorea genome:
- a CDS encoding DUF924 family protein: MNAQDVLDFWFLPAGDPGHGKARPEWFRKDPAFDTQIRERFGSLIAQAIAGGLREWDLEQGAQGTLARILVLDQFTRNAYRETPESFAGDTLALAAAQSLVESGGDRALAPFQRAFAYMPYEHAEDARMQQCAVDLFARLAGEHEGFTEMLDYAHRHRGVIARFGRFPHRNPILGRASSADELQYLSQPGAGF; encoded by the coding sequence ATGAATGCTCAAGACGTTCTCGATTTCTGGTTCCTGCCTGCCGGCGATCCCGGCCATGGCAAGGCGCGGCCCGAATGGTTCCGCAAGGATCCGGCCTTCGACACGCAGATCCGCGAACGCTTCGGCAGCCTGATCGCCCAGGCGATCGCCGGCGGCCTGCGCGAATGGGACCTCGAACAGGGCGCGCAAGGCACGCTGGCGCGCATCCTGGTACTCGACCAGTTCACCCGCAATGCGTATCGCGAGACGCCGGAATCGTTTGCCGGTGACACGCTGGCGCTCGCCGCCGCCCAATCCCTGGTCGAAAGCGGCGGCGACCGCGCATTGGCGCCCTTCCAGCGCGCCTTTGCCTACATGCCCTACGAGCACGCGGAAGACGCGCGCATGCAGCAGTGCGCGGTCGACCTGTTCGCCCGCCTGGCGGGCGAACACGAGGGGTTTACGGAGATGCTCGACTACGCGCACCGCCACCGCGGCGTGATCGCGCGCTTCGGCCGCTTCCCACACCGCAATCCGATCCTCGGACGGGCCTCGAGCGCCGACGAATTGCAGTACCTGAGCCAGCCGGGCGCCGGATTCTGA
- a CDS encoding MAPEG family protein, translated as MLLTAWATLAVLGVYFWTGVMAGYARVKYKVAAPSMDGPAAFQSAQRVQANTLEQLPIVLVPLWLCAVYLSDTWAAAGGLLWCAGRIAYALGYYRDPAKREIGFVLGMVASGALVCGAAVGLLMH; from the coding sequence ATGCTGTTGACCGCCTGGGCCACGCTGGCCGTTCTCGGGGTGTATTTCTGGACCGGCGTCATGGCCGGCTATGCGCGCGTGAAATACAAGGTAGCGGCGCCGTCGATGGACGGGCCCGCCGCCTTCCAGAGCGCCCAGCGGGTGCAGGCGAATACGCTCGAGCAGCTGCCGATCGTCCTGGTCCCCCTGTGGCTGTGCGCTGTGTATTTGAGCGACACCTGGGCCGCGGCCGGTGGCTTGCTCTGGTGCGCGGGACGTATCGCGTATGCGCTGGGTTATTACCGCGACCCGGCCAAGCGCGAAATCGGTTTTGTGCTTGGCATGGTGGCAAGTGGCGCCCTCGTTTGCGGGGCGGCCGTTGGTTTATTGATGCACTAG
- a CDS encoding MgtC/SapB family protein: MTNAQYLLPYWSPNEIATNAVILLHLAGALFLGLLVGYERSYHGRAAGMRTYGLVCMASCALTIISGYPEMWFGGQMGAIGTVDPTRVMQGVVTGIGFLGAGVIMREGFNISGLTTAASIWSSSVIGILVGVGFYLSAMGLAFFSAMIMIYLTRVEAFLPSRRAVAVTLRFREAFLPREDALREAALERGYQIANSSLTISSNNGRQEWRFVAIAMSRHNRATLTELAAELAASEGVEGFQLSHARN, encoded by the coding sequence ATGACGAACGCCCAATACCTGCTGCCCTACTGGTCGCCGAACGAGATCGCCACCAATGCGGTGATCCTGCTGCACCTGGCCGGGGCGCTTTTTCTCGGCCTGCTGGTCGGCTACGAACGCTCCTATCACGGACGCGCGGCCGGCATGCGCACCTATGGCCTGGTGTGCATGGCCTCGTGCGCGCTGACCATCATCAGCGGCTATCCGGAGATGTGGTTCGGCGGCCAGATGGGGGCGATCGGCACGGTCGACCCGACCCGCGTGATGCAGGGCGTGGTAACCGGCATCGGTTTTCTCGGCGCCGGCGTCATCATGCGCGAGGGTTTCAATATCAGCGGCTTGACGACCGCCGCCTCGATCTGGAGTTCGTCGGTGATCGGTATCCTGGTCGGCGTCGGCTTTTATTTGTCCGCGATGGGACTAGCCTTCTTCTCGGCCATGATCATGATCTACCTGACGCGCGTGGAAGCGTTTCTGCCGTCGCGGCGCGCGGTGGCGGTGACGCTGCGTTTTCGCGAAGCCTTCCTGCCGCGCGAGGACGCATTGCGCGAAGCGGCCCTCGAACGCGGCTACCAGATCGCCAACAGCTCGCTGACGATCTCCAGCAACAACGGACGCCAGGAGTGGCGTTTCGTCGCGATCGCGATGTCGCGCCACAACCGTGCCACGCTCACCGAACTGGCCGCCGAACTGGCGGCCTCCGAAGGCGTCGAAGGTTTTCAGCTCTCGCACGCACGTAATTAA
- a CDS encoding alpha-ketoglutarate-dependent dioxygenase AlkB family protein — MDLFDTPGTLLPIPIEDGQLALLSQLPLPWPNAEVLQRLLDETPWRQESVVVYGKRHPQPRLTAWYGEASYTYSGLKLEPLPWTPLLLAIRAAVEAACGARFNSVLLNRYRDGQDSMGMHSDDEPELGPEPIIASLSYGTTRPFILRHKRNKQTIRIALEEGSLLLMSGQLQKHWLHGINKSARSLGERINLTFRYVV, encoded by the coding sequence ATGGATCTGTTCGACACCCCCGGCACACTGTTGCCGATTCCCATCGAAGACGGACAACTGGCGCTGCTGAGCCAGCTGCCGCTGCCCTGGCCGAACGCCGAGGTGTTACAGCGCCTGCTGGACGAGACGCCGTGGCGCCAGGAAAGCGTGGTCGTCTACGGCAAGCGCCATCCCCAGCCGCGCCTGACGGCCTGGTATGGCGAGGCCAGCTATACCTATTCGGGCCTGAAACTGGAACCCTTGCCGTGGACGCCACTGCTGCTGGCGATCCGCGCGGCGGTCGAGGCGGCCTGCGGCGCGCGGTTTAACAGCGTGCTCCTGAACCGCTACCGCGACGGCCAGGACAGCATGGGCATGCACAGCGACGACGAGCCGGAACTGGGCCCGGAACCCATCATCGCCTCGCTCAGCTACGGCACGACCCGTCCCTTTATTTTGCGGCATAAACGCAACAAACAGACCATCCGCATCGCGCTGGAGGAGGGCAGCCTTTTATTGATGAGTGGGCAATTGCAGAAACACTGGCTCCACGGCATCAATAAATCGGCTCGTTCCCTAGGAGAACGGATTAATCTAACCTTCAGGTACGTCGTTTAA
- a CDS encoding branched-chain amino acid ABC transporter permease, with product MSFFIEVLLGGLLSGVMYALVAIGFVLIYKASGVFNFAQGAMVFFAALTCVGMVDKFGVSLWLAIPLTILVMIALALAIERVVLRPLVNQPEITLFMATIGLAFFIEGLAQLLWGSQVRKLELPIEDVPNEYLMEHFNILVSQFDMTAAVVCAVLVVALALLFTKTRVGRALRAVADDHQAALAVGIPLQRIWVVVWSVAGLVALVAGLLWGARNGVQFALTFIALKALPVLILGGFTSVPGAIVGGLIIGASEKLAEVYIGPMVGGGIEGWFPYVLALLFLLVRPEGLFGEKIIRRI from the coding sequence ATGAGCTTTTTCATCGAAGTGCTGCTCGGCGGCCTGCTGTCGGGGGTGATGTACGCGCTGGTCGCCATCGGCTTTGTCCTGATCTATAAAGCCTCGGGCGTCTTCAATTTCGCGCAAGGCGCCATGGTCTTCTTCGCGGCGCTGACCTGCGTCGGCATGGTCGACAAATTCGGCGTCTCGCTCTGGCTCGCCATTCCCTTGACGATCCTGGTGATGATCGCGCTGGCGCTGGCCATCGAACGGGTCGTGCTGCGGCCCCTGGTGAACCAGCCGGAAATCACGCTGTTCATGGCCACGATCGGCCTGGCGTTTTTTATCGAGGGCCTGGCCCAGCTGCTCTGGGGTTCGCAGGTCCGTAAACTCGAGCTGCCGATCGAGGACGTGCCAAACGAATACCTGATGGAGCATTTCAATATCCTGGTATCGCAGTTCGACATGACGGCGGCCGTGGTGTGCGCGGTGCTGGTGGTCGCCCTGGCGCTGCTGTTCACGAAAACGCGGGTCGGGCGCGCCCTGCGCGCGGTGGCAGACGACCACCAGGCGGCGCTGGCCGTCGGCATTCCGCTGCAGAGAATCTGGGTCGTCGTCTGGTCGGTCGCGGGACTGGTGGCGCTCGTCGCCGGCCTGCTCTGGGGCGCGCGCAATGGCGTGCAGTTCGCATTGACCTTCATCGCCCTGAAAGCGCTGCCGGTGCTGATCCTGGGCGGGTTCACTTCGGTACCGGGTGCGATCGTCGGTGGCCTGATCATCGGCGCCAGCGAAAAGCTGGCCGAAGTCTATATCGGGCCGATGGTGGGCGGCGGCATCGAAGGCTGGTTCCCGTATGTGCTGGCCTTGCTGTTCCTGCTGGTGCGCCCCGAAGGGCTGTTCGGCGAAAAAATCATCCGGAGAATTTAA
- a CDS encoding AMP-dependent synthetase/ligase — protein METSESVPLQTFPRRLLAHGQQRGARPAFREKYLGIWQEWSWLQVNAEVRSLACGLAALGFERGMNLAIIGDNRPRLYWAMLAAQCLGGVPVPLYQDAPAADMAHVLNDADIEFAVVEDQEQVDKLLELQALCPRVRRIVFEDERGMRHYRHAGLLSFAALQEMGRAWDAAHPGAFDAAVQSGQGSDTAIILYTSGTTGKPKGVMQSHAALIAAGEGGVGFDKLTEREDILSYLPMAWVGDCLFSLAQAMVAGFTVNCPESSDTVLTDLREIGPTYYFAPPRVFENMLTTVMIRMEDAGAIKRRMFDYFMAVARRSGAAILDGKPVGALERLNYALGRLFVYEPLKNVLGLSRVRIAYTAGAAIGPDLFRFYRSIGINLKQLYGSTETCAYVCLQPDGNIKFDSVGIPAPGVEVRLAENGEVLVKGVSNMDGYFKRPDATAEVIDSDGYFHTGDAGMFDSDGHLKIIDRAADVGRMNGGAIFAPNYIENKLKFFPFIKEAVAFGNGRDQVCAFLNIDMEAVGNWAERRNLAYSGYTDLAANPQVLELMRDCVQKVNADLANEALMGQTQIHRFLVLHKELDPDDDELTRTRKVRRKFVAQKYAVLIEALYTGKTSQFISTQVKFEDGRSGVVSAELRIVDAATYPVLQEAA, from the coding sequence ATGGAGACATCGGAGAGCGTGCCCTTGCAGACTTTCCCGCGGCGCCTGCTCGCCCACGGGCAACAGCGCGGCGCACGCCCGGCGTTTCGCGAGAAATACCTGGGCATCTGGCAGGAATGGTCCTGGCTGCAGGTCAATGCCGAGGTGAGATCTCTCGCCTGCGGGCTGGCCGCGCTCGGTTTCGAACGCGGCATGAACCTGGCCATCATCGGCGACAATCGGCCGCGCCTGTACTGGGCGATGTTGGCGGCCCAGTGCCTGGGCGGCGTGCCGGTCCCGCTCTACCAGGATGCGCCGGCGGCCGACATGGCGCATGTGCTGAACGACGCCGATATCGAGTTCGCTGTGGTCGAAGACCAGGAGCAGGTCGATAAACTGCTCGAACTGCAGGCCCTGTGCCCGCGCGTGCGCCGCATCGTGTTCGAGGACGAACGCGGCATGCGCCATTATCGGCACGCCGGCCTGCTGTCGTTTGCCGCCCTCCAGGAAATGGGACGCGCCTGGGATGCGGCCCACCCCGGCGCCTTCGACGCCGCGGTTCAAAGCGGCCAAGGCAGCGACACCGCCATCATCCTCTACACCTCGGGCACCACCGGCAAGCCGAAGGGCGTGATGCAGTCGCACGCGGCCCTGATCGCGGCGGGCGAAGGCGGGGTCGGCTTCGACAAGCTGACCGAACGCGAGGACATCCTTTCCTACCTGCCGATGGCCTGGGTCGGCGATTGCCTGTTTTCGCTGGCGCAGGCGATGGTCGCCGGTTTTACGGTGAACTGCCCGGAGTCGAGCGACACGGTGCTGACCGACCTGCGTGAAATCGGCCCGACCTATTATTTTGCCCCACCTCGCGTGTTCGAGAACATGCTCACCACCGTCATGATCCGGATGGAAGACGCGGGCGCCATCAAACGCCGCATGTTCGACTATTTCATGGCCGTGGCGCGCCGCAGCGGCGCCGCCATCCTGGACGGCAAGCCGGTCGGCGCCCTGGAACGGCTTAACTATGCGCTGGGCCGGCTGTTCGTCTACGAGCCGCTGAAAAACGTGCTGGGCCTGTCGCGCGTGCGCATCGCCTACACCGCGGGCGCGGCCATCGGTCCCGACCTGTTCCGTTTCTATCGCTCGATCGGGATCAATTTAAAGCAGCTGTATGGCTCGACCGAAACCTGCGCCTATGTCTGCCTGCAGCCGGACGGGAACATCAAGTTCGACAGCGTCGGTATTCCCGCGCCCGGGGTCGAGGTGCGCCTCGCCGAGAACGGCGAAGTACTGGTAAAAGGCGTGTCGAACATGGATGGCTATTTTAAAAGGCCGGACGCGACGGCCGAAGTGATCGACAGCGACGGTTATTTTCACACCGGGGACGCCGGCATGTTCGACAGCGATGGGCATCTGAAAATCATCGACCGCGCGGCCGATGTCGGCAGGATGAACGGCGGCGCCATCTTCGCGCCCAACTACATCGAAAATAAACTGAAGTTCTTCCCGTTCATCAAGGAGGCGGTCGCCTTCGGCAATGGGCGCGACCAGGTCTGTGCTTTCCTGAATATCGACATGGAAGCGGTCGGCAACTGGGCCGAGCGGCGCAACCTCGCCTATTCCGGCTACACGGATCTGGCGGCCAATCCGCAGGTGCTGGAACTGATGCGCGACTGCGTACAGAAAGTGAATGCCGATCTCGCGAATGAAGCGCTGATGGGACAAACGCAGATCCACCGTTTTTTAGTGTTGCACAAGGAACTCGATCCGGACGACGACGAGCTGACCCGCACGCGCAAGGTGAGGAGAAAATTCGTCGCCCAAAAATACGCCGTGCTGATCGAGGCGCTGTACACGGGCAAGACTTCGCAGTTCATCAGCACGCAGGTCAAATTCGAGGACGGGCGCAGCGGTGTCGTCAGCGCCGAGCTGCGCATCGTCGATGCCGCTACCTATCCCGTGCTGCAGGAGGCGGCGTGA
- a CDS encoding molybdopterin-dependent oxidoreductase — MNKREFFGATLAASALPGLAGAAGAAPAGPVLLTISGDIRRPNRGALDPALDQMMARHKLSFTQAHALDFTALARLPARTIHPTLEYDGKAHALHGPSLSDVLALAGAPGANDTRITLRAVDGYAAGITLRQARAQGFILATHLDGRPMALGGLGPLWAVYDADRVPEMAAQPLAARFGACPWALYHIAVQA; from the coding sequence ATGAACAAACGTGAGTTCTTCGGCGCGACCCTCGCCGCGAGCGCCCTGCCCGGCCTGGCCGGCGCGGCCGGCGCTGCGCCGGCCGGCCCGGTGCTGCTGACGATCAGCGGAGATATCCGGCGCCCGAACCGCGGCGCGCTCGATCCGGCGCTCGACCAGATGATGGCCAGGCACAAGCTCAGCTTTACGCAGGCCCATGCGCTCGACTTCACGGCGCTGGCGCGGCTGCCGGCACGCACCATCCACCCTACGCTCGAGTATGACGGCAAGGCGCATGCCCTGCACGGCCCCTCGTTGTCCGACGTGCTGGCCCTGGCCGGCGCGCCGGGGGCAAATGACACCCGCATCACCCTGCGCGCGGTCGACGGTTACGCTGCCGGTATCACCCTGCGCCAGGCGCGGGCCCAGGGTTTTATCCTGGCCACCCACCTCGACGGACGGCCGATGGCGCTCGGGGGCCTGGGACCGCTGTGGGCCGTCTACGATGCCGACCGGGTGCCGGAGATGGCGGCGCAGCCGCTGGCGGCCCGTTTCGGCGCCTGCCCCTGGGCCTTGTACCACATCGCCGTGCAGGCTTAA
- a CDS encoding Rossmann-like and DUF2520 domain-containing protein, whose product MPATLNIVGAGHVGRTLGRLFHEHGVFAVQDVLTRSQASAADAVAFIGAGRALAQVAPLRPASVWMLAVGDDQIAPTCAALAAAGLLNGATVFHCSGAKASGELQAASQAGAQVASIHPVRSFADPDSVAAHFAGTWCGVEGDADALACLSPAFEAIGARLVAIDAAAKTVYHAASVFASNYLVTVLDAALRAYAAAGVPPHIARELAQPLASETLANVFRLGAPAALSGPVARGDMATVARQQAALQDWDAPTATLYAALVEATTALAGRKRRGEA is encoded by the coding sequence ATGCCTGCAACGCTCAATATCGTCGGCGCCGGCCATGTCGGGCGCACGCTGGGCCGCCTGTTTCATGAGCACGGCGTGTTCGCCGTCCAGGACGTGCTGACGCGTTCGCAGGCCAGTGCCGCGGATGCCGTCGCGTTCATTGGCGCCGGCCGCGCGCTGGCGCAGGTGGCGCCATTGCGTCCCGCATCGGTCTGGATGCTGGCCGTCGGCGACGACCAGATCGCGCCCACCTGCGCGGCGCTGGCGGCAGCTGGACTACTGAACGGCGCCACCGTCTTCCACTGCAGCGGCGCCAAGGCCTCCGGTGAACTGCAAGCGGCAAGCCAGGCCGGTGCGCAGGTCGCCAGCATCCACCCGGTGCGCAGTTTCGCCGACCCCGATTCGGTCGCTGCCCATTTTGCAGGCACCTGGTGCGGCGTCGAGGGAGATGCGGACGCGCTGGCGTGCTTGTCTCCCGCCTTCGAGGCGATCGGTGCGCGCCTGGTCGCCATCGATGCTGCCGCCAAGACGGTCTATCACGCGGCCTCGGTATTCGCCTCGAACTACCTGGTGACGGTGCTCGACGCCGCACTGCGCGCCTATGCCGCCGCCGGCGTGCCACCGCACATTGCACGCGAACTGGCCCAGCCGCTGGCGAGCGAAACCCTCGCCAATGTGTTCCGCCTGGGCGCTCCCGCGGCGCTCAGCGGACCGGTCGCGCGCGGCGACATGGCGACCGTGGCACGCCAGCAGGCGGCGCTGCAGGACTGGGATGCACCCACGGCCACGCTGTATGCGGCCCTGGTCGAGGCCACCACGGCGCTGGCCGGGCGCAAGCGCCGCGGCGAGGCCTGA
- a CDS encoding porin family protein, with product MKKLIFALIAGSALMTAAQAQTITPHPYVGVGASGADREYKVNGATMNDNDGYKFSGKVFGGVELTDKFGVEAGYTDFRKAGGNYTLNGANVNTETDGYGAYVAGKASMPLNDKFSVFGKLGVAHTKAEMESATAGLNRKVSDNGGYGALGMQYNVTPQVALTAEYERYGKKQDFGPKPDVFTIGAKYQF from the coding sequence ATGAAAAAGCTCATCTTTGCACTGATCGCAGGCTCCGCACTCATGACCGCCGCCCAGGCCCAGACCATCACCCCACATCCGTATGTCGGCGTCGGCGCCTCGGGTGCCGATCGCGAATACAAGGTGAACGGCGCGACCATGAACGACAATGACGGCTACAAGTTTTCGGGCAAAGTGTTCGGCGGCGTCGAACTGACCGATAAATTCGGCGTCGAAGCCGGTTATACCGACTTCCGCAAGGCCGGCGGCAACTACACCCTGAACGGTGCCAACGTTAATACCGAGACCGATGGCTACGGCGCCTATGTCGCCGGCAAGGCCTCCATGCCCCTGAACGACAAGTTCTCGGTCTTCGGCAAGCTGGGCGTGGCCCACACCAAGGCCGAAATGGAATCGGCTACCGCAGGCCTGAACCGCAAGGTCAGCGATAACGGTGGCTACGGCGCCCTGGGCATGCAGTACAACGTGACCCCGCAAGTCGCGCTGACCGCCGAGTACGAGCGCTACGGCAAGAAACAAGACTTCGGTCCAAAGCCGGACGTCTTCACCATCGGCGCGAAGTACCAGTTTTAA
- a CDS encoding aminopeptidase P family protein: MSTPTHTSSPAARVKLLRAAMARHGIDAYIVPSSDPHLSEYLPRRWQGREWLSGFTGSVGTLIATADFAGVWTDGRYWTQAETELAGSGIALMKIPSGASLLHIDWLAKTMQPGQTVAVDARVLGLAVARLLKDALQARDVKLRTDIDLLDQIWSERPGLPTEALYEHAAPHATLARADKLAATRAAMAQLGAERHFMSTLDDIAYLLNLRGADVPFNPVFVAHALIEQDGATLFVAENKAAPELRARLLEDGVRLAPYAQAAAALSALPAGSTLLVDPRRITAGMREAVAGGVNVVEAINPTTFAKSRKTESEAANVRATMEQDGAALCEFFAWLEATLADPQRAPLTELTIDERITAARARRPGFVSPSFGTIAGFNANGAIMHYRASQASHAVIEGDGLLLIDSGGQYLGGTTDITRVVPVGNITDAHRRDFTLVLKGMMALSSACFPRGTKGPMLDAIARAPIWAAGVDYGHGTGHGVGYFMNVHEGPQVISPSAAPDPHTAMEPGMITSIEPGIYKPGRWGIRIENLVLNVPAKEEGNAGEFGEFLRFETLTLCPIDTRCLDLSLLQPHEKAWLNDYHVQVRERLLPHVAGSAREWLELRTEAI; this comes from the coding sequence ATGTCTACTCCAACGCATACCTCTTCCCCTGCGGCGCGTGTAAAACTGCTGCGCGCCGCGATGGCCCGCCACGGCATCGATGCGTATATCGTCCCGTCGAGCGATCCCCACCTGTCCGAATACCTGCCGCGCCGCTGGCAGGGCCGCGAATGGCTGTCCGGTTTTACGGGTTCGGTCGGCACCTTGATCGCGACCGCCGATTTCGCCGGCGTCTGGACCGATGGCCGCTACTGGACCCAGGCCGAGACCGAGCTGGCCGGCAGCGGGATCGCGCTGATGAAGATTCCGTCGGGCGCCAGCCTGCTGCACATCGACTGGTTGGCAAAGACCATGCAGCCCGGCCAGACGGTGGCGGTCGACGCGCGCGTACTCGGCCTGGCCGTGGCGCGCCTGTTGAAGGACGCCTTGCAAGCGCGCGACGTCAAACTGCGCACCGACATCGACCTGCTCGACCAGATCTGGAGCGAGCGCCCGGGACTGCCGACCGAAGCGCTGTACGAACACGCGGCGCCGCACGCGACCTTAGCGCGCGCCGACAAACTGGCCGCGACCCGCGCGGCGATGGCGCAACTGGGCGCCGAGCGCCATTTCATGTCGACGCTCGACGACATCGCCTACCTGCTCAACCTGCGCGGCGCCGACGTCCCTTTCAATCCGGTGTTCGTCGCCCACGCGCTGATCGAACAGGACGGCGCGACGCTGTTTGTCGCCGAAAATAAGGCAGCGCCTGAACTGCGGGCACGGCTGCTGGAAGACGGCGTGCGCCTGGCGCCGTATGCGCAGGCCGCCGCAGCCTTGTCGGCCCTGCCGGCGGGTTCCACACTGCTGGTCGACCCGAGACGTATCACGGCCGGCATGCGTGAAGCCGTGGCCGGCGGCGTCAACGTGGTCGAGGCGATCAACCCGACCACCTTCGCCAAATCGCGCAAGACGGAAAGCGAAGCCGCCAACGTGCGCGCGACCATGGAGCAGGACGGCGCGGCCCTGTGCGAATTCTTCGCCTGGCTGGAAGCGACCCTGGCCGACCCGCAGCGCGCGCCGCTGACCGAACTGACGATCGACGAACGGATCACGGCCGCGCGTGCGCGCCGCCCGGGTTTTGTCAGCCCGAGTTTCGGCACGATCGCCGGCTTCAATGCCAACGGCGCAATCATGCACTATCGCGCCTCGCAGGCTTCCCACGCCGTGATCGAAGGCGATGGCCTGCTCTTGATCGATTCGGGCGGCCAGTACCTGGGCGGCACCACGGATATTACGCGCGTGGTCCCGGTCGGGAACATCACCGACGCCCACCGGCGCGACTTTACCCTGGTGCTGAAGGGGATGATGGCCTTGTCGAGCGCCTGTTTCCCGCGCGGGACCAAAGGTCCGATGCTCGACGCCATCGCACGCGCCCCGATCTGGGCGGCGGGCGTCGACTACGGCCACGGCACCGGCCACGGCGTCGGGTATTTCATGAACGTGCACGAAGGCCCGCAGGTCATCTCCCCATCGGCAGCGCCCGACCCGCACACGGCGATGGAGCCGGGCATGATCACCTCGATCGAGCCGGGCATCTATAAACCGGGACGCTGGGGTATCCGCATCGAGAACCTGGTGCTGAACGTCCCCGCGAAGGAGGAAGGAAATGCGGGCGAGTTCGGAGAATTCCTGCGCTTCGAGACGCTGACCCTGTGCCCGATCGACACGCGCTGCCTCGACTTGTCGCTGCTGCAGCCGCACGAGAAAGCCTGGCTGAACGACTACCATGTGCAGGTGCGCGAGCGCCTGCTGCCGCATGTGGCGGGCAGCGCGCGCGAATGGCTCGAACTGCGCACGGAGGCGATCTGA
- a CDS encoding Crp/Fnr family transcriptional regulator, which produces MKMPTQTLLEHLRATIWGRVLTPVEMARVEADCFEQFVPKGGFVCRKGEALENWVGIIDGLVKINNFSPSGKSVTFTGVTAGGWFGEGSLLKDEFRKYDVMALRDTRVARMPRATFEWLLEISLPFNRFLLMQLNERLGQFIGQVETDRMLDVDTRVARCLAAMFNAHLYPGVEPLVQLSQEEIGYLSGASRQRVNVALQLLEKAGVVRLDYGGIRVLDLEGLRAFQA; this is translated from the coding sequence ATGAAAATGCCGACACAGACCCTGCTGGAACACCTGCGCGCCACGATCTGGGGACGCGTGCTGACGCCTGTCGAAATGGCGCGGGTCGAGGCCGACTGTTTCGAGCAGTTCGTCCCGAAAGGCGGTTTTGTCTGCCGCAAGGGAGAAGCGCTGGAAAACTGGGTCGGCATCATCGACGGCCTCGTTAAGATCAATAATTTTTCGCCGTCCGGAAAAAGCGTGACGTTTACCGGGGTGACCGCCGGCGGCTGGTTCGGCGAGGGATCCTTGCTGAAGGACGAATTCAGGAAATACGACGTCATGGCGCTGCGCGACACCCGCGTTGCCCGCATGCCGCGCGCCACCTTCGAGTGGCTGCTCGAGATCAGCCTGCCGTTCAACCGGTTCTTGCTCATGCAGCTCAACGAGCGCCTGGGCCAGTTCATCGGCCAGGTCGAGACCGACCGCATGCTCGACGTCGATACGCGCGTCGCGCGCTGCCTGGCGGCGATGTTCAACGCCCACCTGTATCCGGGCGTGGAACCGCTGGTGCAGCTCTCGCAGGAAGAGATCGGCTACCTGTCGGGCGCCTCGCGCCAACGCGTCAACGTCGCCTTGCAGCTGCTCGAGAAGGCGGGGGTGGTACGGCTCGATTACGGCGGGATCCGGGTGCTCGATCTCGAGGGACTGCGCGCCTTCCAGGCGTAG
- a CDS encoding ABC transporter ATP-binding protein, whose translation MEMTQPPGQPGTERRIGDVILDLKNISLSFGGVKALTDISFDVKQHEIRAIIGPNGAGKSSMLNVINGVYRPQQGEIVLRGVHRTNMDCYGAAKAGIARTFQNIALFKGMTVLDNIMTGRNLKMKTNFLQQAFYLGAARREEIAHREQAEAIIDFLEIQAIRKTPVGRLPYGLQKRVELGRALAAEPEILLLDEPMAGMNVEEKQDMCRFILDVNDQFGTTIVLIEHDMGVVMDISDRVVVLDYGKKIGDGTPDEVRTNENVIKAYLGQAHEGSAA comes from the coding sequence ATGGAAATGACCCAGCCCCCAGGCCAGCCGGGCACCGAGCGCCGGATCGGCGACGTGATCCTCGACCTGAAAAACATTTCGCTCTCCTTCGGCGGGGTGAAAGCGCTGACCGACATTTCCTTCGACGTGAAGCAACACGAGATCCGCGCCATTATCGGGCCGAACGGCGCCGGCAAAAGCTCGATGCTGAACGTGATCAACGGCGTGTACCGCCCGCAGCAGGGAGAAATCGTGCTGCGCGGCGTGCACCGCACGAACATGGACTGCTACGGCGCGGCGAAAGCGGGCATCGCCCGCACTTTTCAAAATATCGCGCTCTTTAAAGGGATGACGGTGCTGGACAACATCATGACCGGCCGGAACCTCAAAATGAAAACGAATTTTTTGCAGCAGGCGTTTTACCTGGGCGCGGCCAGAAGGGAAGAAATCGCGCACCGCGAACAGGCCGAGGCGATCATCGATTTCCTCGAGATCCAGGCGATCCGCAAGACGCCGGTGGGGCGCCTGCCCTACGGCCTGCAAAAGCGGGTCGAACTTGGGCGCGCGCTGGCGGCCGAACCCGAGATCCTGCTGCTGGACGAACCGATGGCCGGCATGAACGTCGAGGAAAAGCAGGACATGTGCCGCTTCATCCTCGACGTGAACGACCAGTTCGGCACGACCATCGTCCTGATCGAGCACGACATGGGCGTGGTGATGGACATCTCCGACCGCGTCGTCGTGCTCGACTACGGCAAGAAGATCGGCGACGGCACCCCGGACGAGGTGCGGACCAATGAGAACGTGATCAAGGCCTACCTCGGCCAGGCGCACGAAGGGAGCGCGGCATGA